CAGTCAAAAAACGGCGTACATCGTTACAAATATGCTGGAATCCGCCGTCTTACACGGCACGGGCGGCAATGCTTACATCGGTCGGCCCATGGCGGGTAAAACCGGTACGACGGACGACACTAAAGACGCGTGGTTTGTCGGCTATACGCCGGACGTCGCCACGGCCGTTTGGATCGGAGATGACTTCGACGGAACCTTGCAGGGATTGACGGGCGGTACCGTTCCGGCGGCCATCTGGCGCGACTTTATGAATGTCGCCGTCGCTGACATGCCGGCCAATAATTTCCCGACACCGGCAGGTGTCGAGGGAATCGCCGCGGAAGGTTTTTACCAGCCGGCAGCGAAATCTGACAAAAAAGACGAAGATAAAGACAAGAAAGATAAAGACGGCAAAAAGAAAGATAAAAAATCATCCGCTAAGAATAGTAGCGACGACGATGATGAAGCACCGGAACGCGTGCCCGGCAAAGTGAAAGGCGCGGGCAACGAATAAAAAATCCCGAAAGAACTCCTTGACCCGAGCGTTTATAAACGGATGCAAAGAGTCTTCCGATGGTACATACGGCAAGAAAAAAGGCGCTATTGAAAAATAGCGCCTTTTTTGATCTAGTATCCTATCGCACGTTTCTAACTAGAATATATGGTTCGTGCCACCATTCTATGCGCTTTTATTATAGCATAAAATACATGACGGATAAAGAATCACCGGATAATCCCCACGCGCGATTTTTTATGCGCCCGCGCTTCATTCGGTAATGGTGAACGCCTTAAAATCCTAAATTTACTCGTAACGGTCACTGATTTCCTATCCTCAGATATTTTCTCGCAACAAAAAAGACGGCTTTCGCCGTCTTTTTTTGATTAGGTATCCGCTGTCGTCGTAATCGGACGATGCGTATGTATATCCTCATGCAATACTATTTTCCCTTGCAAAAGAGATTCTCCGATCGCGATGACGCGCTGATTTGACGAGCCGCGGAAACGTAACGCGGGATCGCGCAACGCGTCCACAAAACGTCCGTCAACGAGCACGTCACACAGACGCAGGAGCAATAATCGAACGGGATCGCTGATGATCTCTTCCCAAGTGTAACCGGAATACACCCAAATGTTTTTTTGCGGCTGAGCCGCCCGCACGGCGCGAACAACCTCGATCAGCCCCTCGACATTTTGCATGGGCTCACCGCCCAAAAGGGTCAGTCCCGCCACATTCGGGTCATTGATGTAGTCGACCACTGTCGCGGTCTCTTTGTCCGTCCAAAGGTTACCGGCCTGAAAATCCTGGTATTCGACGTTGAAGCAATTCGGACAATTGTGAGTGCAGCCCGTGACAAAAATACTCGTCCGAATGCCTTCACCGTTAGCGATATCGTAGTGCCGAATTTGTCCGTAACGCATACGTGCCTCAGATATGGAGGACGCGGTCGCGGATTTCTTTCGTGCGCCCTTCGTTCCAGAAGTTTTCACCGAGGTAGCCGCATGTCCGACGGATGACCGTCAGCAAATTACGATCGGTGTTGTGGCAACGCGGGCATTCCCACTGGATGTCGTCGTTGACTTTGATTTCACCGTCAAAGCCGCAGACATGGCAGTAATCCGATTTGGTATTAAATTCCGCATAGCAGATATTGTCGTAAATGAAGCGCATCATCGTCAGTACGGCATCGACGTTGCCGCTCATATTCGGGATTTCCGCATACGAGATGCAACCGCCGGTCGAAAGTTTTTGGAATTCCGATTCGAAACGGAATTTATCAAAGACGCTGATCGGTTCACGTACATCCACGTGATAGCTGTTGGTGTAGTAGCCTTTATCCGTAATGTCTTCGATTTCGCCGAAACGCGCGCGGTCGATCGACGAGAAACGATTGGTCAGGCTTTCCGCCGGCGTACCGTACAGAGAAAATCCCAAACCGGTCTGTTCCTGCCAGGTATCGACCGCTTCGCGCAGACGGTGCATCAGGCGCGCGGCAAACGCATGACCTTTTTCGCCGGTATGCGATTCGCCGGTGATGAGTTTGGTCGCTTCATAGACCCCGATGTAACCGAGAGAAAGCGTGGAATAGGTGTTCTGCAAGTACGGATAAATCTTTTCACCCGGTTTGAGACGGGCAATCGCGCCATACTGCCAATGAATCGGCGACACGTCACTCACGACATCTTTCAAGAAGTCATAGCGCAACATCAATGCTTTGTAACAAAGTTGCAGGCGTTTTTCCAAAATTTCAAAGAATTTTTCTTCCGAATGTTCCGCCAAAATACCGATTTGCGGCAAGTTCAGCGAAACGACGCCCTGATTGAAACGACCGTCCCAAACGTATTCGCCTTGTTCGTTTTTGTACGGGCGCAGGAAAGAGCGGCAGCCCATCGGCGAAAATACATTGCCTTCATAATTTTCGCGCATTTTTTTCGCGGAGATATAGTCCGGATACATGCGTTTCGCGGTGCATTTCGCCGCGAGTTCCGTGAGATAGTAGTACGGCGCGTCCGGTGTGATATTATGTTCATCAAGTACATAAACAAGTTTCGGGAACGCCGGTGTAATATAGACATTCTGCTCGTTTTTGACGCCTTCAAAACGCTGCGCCAAAATTTCTTCCGTGATCATCGCCGCTTCTTTGGCGTATTCGTAATCCGGTTGGAAATACATGAACAACGTAACAAACGGCGCCTGACCGTTGGTCGTCATCAAGGTATTGATCTGGTACTGGATCGTCTGAATGCCGTCTTTTACTTCTTTCCGGGTACGTTTCCAGGCAATCGCTTCCGCTTTTTCCTGATCCGGTTCCATTTCATAAATGTCGCGTTGCTCTTCGAGCACGCTCTTGAGAATTTTGTTGAATGATTTGCGCACGAAAGGAGCCAGGATCCGATCGATGCCGTTAATGCTCTGTCCGCCGTACTGGCCGCTGGCGACCTGCGCAATAATCTGCGTCGTTACCGTACAGGCAACTTGGAACGATTTCGGCGAATCGATCTTCTTGCCGTTGATAACGGTACCGTTGGTGAGCATGTCTTCCAAATTGATCAGGCAGCAGTTAAACATCGGCTGGATGATGTAGTCCATGTCATGGAAATGAATCGCGCCGCTGTCGTGTGCCTGCACAATATCCGCGGGAATCAGTTTGCGGCGGGCGATATCTTTCGAGACTTCGCCGGCGATCAGATCACGCTGCGTCGAAACGACATGGGCGTCTTTATTCGAGTTTTCATCCAAGACAGCAATATTGCTTTTATTTAATAAACCGAAAATACTTTCATCGGTTGTATTTTCATGACGCTTGAATGCCTGTACCGCTTTATAGTTTTCGTACGCACGGGCCGTTGCCGGGTTGTGGTTCTCAATAAGTTTATAATAGACCTTATCTTCGATTTCATAGATCGTTAAAGGTTTTTCCTGCTGACGTGCTTCCTGTTCGATTTCCCAGGCGATTTTGTCCGCCTGACCGATTTCATACACGCCGCTCGAGCTGTTCATTGCTTTTTCGATCGCGACCGTAATTTTCGACCTGTCAAAAACAGTTCTGCCGCCGTCGCGCTTAATAACTTCCAACATGGTACCGCCGCCTCCCTCACGTTTGATCGGCTTTTCACAAGCCGTCTCTTTAGAATTGAGTATACTACATATTGTAGCCTGAGCGCAATCCTAAAAATAGATTATTCAACATATAGATTTGGCTAAAATCACGTTTAAGCCTGAAACGGTCGCATTTTACGGCATTGAAAGCAGTTCTATATAAAAAATGCAAAGAGTCCTCTCTAAATTCCTGTTTGACATTCATTATTTCATAGTGCTATAATCAACGTCATCAACAACGAAATACACCACTTTTCATCCAGAGCGACCGAGGGACCGGCCCAATGACGTCGCGGCAACCATCTCCATACGGAGACCGGTGCCAATTCCGCGGGAGTTATCCCGAGAGATGAAGATCACCGACTCTTCATCTTTTGGTGAAGAGTTTTTTAGTGGGTAAAGGAGTGAGAAAATGATAGATTTGCGGCACATTAGCAAAGTATATCCCGGTCCGCAACCGGTGCACGCTATCAAGAATATCGATCTGCATATTCAAGAAGGCGAAATTTGCGGTATCATCGGCTTGTCCGGGGCCGGAAAGTCGACGTTGATTCGCTGTATCAACATGTTGGAAACGCCGACTGAAGGGGAAGTTTGGGTTGACGGTAAAAACCTGACGGCGATGAGCGAACAGGAATTACGTAACGAACGTAAACATATCGGCATGATTTTCCAGCATTTCAACTTGCTGAGCCATCGTACAGTCTATGAAAATATCGCGTTTCCGTTAGAACTCGCGGGACTTTCCAAAGCGGAACAAAAAGAACGGATCGAACCGATTTTGGAACTCGTCGGCCTGACACAACGCCGCGACAACTACCCCGCCCAACTTTCCGGCGGTCAAAAACAGCGTGTCGGCATCGCCCGCGCGTTAGTTTCGCGACCGAAGGTGCTGCTTTGCGATGAAGCGACCAGCGCGCTCGATCCGCAAACCACCAAAGCGATCCTTGATCTTTTAAAAGATATTAATCGCCGCTTGCACCTGACCATCGTTTTGATCACGCACGAGATGCAGGTCATCAAAGAAATTTGCAACCACGTCGCCGTCATTGAAAACGGTCGCATCATCGAGCAGGGCAGCGTGGCGGATCTTTTCACCGCGCCGCAAACGGCGAC
This Negativicoccus succinicivorans DNA region includes the following protein-coding sequences:
- the nrdD gene encoding anaerobic ribonucleoside-triphosphate reductase, translating into MLEVIKRDGGRTVFDRSKITVAIEKAMNSSSGVYEIGQADKIAWEIEQEARQQEKPLTIYEIEDKVYYKLIENHNPATARAYENYKAVQAFKRHENTTDESIFGLLNKSNIAVLDENSNKDAHVVSTQRDLIAGEVSKDIARRKLIPADIVQAHDSGAIHFHDMDYIIQPMFNCCLINLEDMLTNGTVINGKKIDSPKSFQVACTVTTQIIAQVASGQYGGQSINGIDRILAPFVRKSFNKILKSVLEEQRDIYEMEPDQEKAEAIAWKRTRKEVKDGIQTIQYQINTLMTTNGQAPFVTLFMYFQPDYEYAKEAAMITEEILAQRFEGVKNEQNVYITPAFPKLVYVLDEHNITPDAPYYYLTELAAKCTAKRMYPDYISAKKMRENYEGNVFSPMGCRSFLRPYKNEQGEYVWDGRFNQGVVSLNLPQIGILAEHSEEKFFEILEKRLQLCYKALMLRYDFLKDVVSDVSPIHWQYGAIARLKPGEKIYPYLQNTYSTLSLGYIGVYEATKLITGESHTGEKGHAFAARLMHRLREAVDTWQEQTGLGFSLYGTPAESLTNRFSSIDRARFGEIEDITDKGYYTNSYHVDVREPISVFDKFRFESEFQKLSTGGCISYAEIPNMSGNVDAVLTMMRFIYDNICYAEFNTKSDYCHVCGFDGEIKVNDDIQWECPRCHNTDRNLLTVIRRTCGYLGENFWNEGRTKEIRDRVLHI
- a CDS encoding methionine ABC transporter ATP-binding protein; the protein is MIDLRHISKVYPGPQPVHAIKNIDLHIQEGEICGIIGLSGAGKSTLIRCINMLETPTEGEVWVDGKNLTAMSEQELRNERKHIGMIFQHFNLLSHRTVYENIAFPLELAGLSKAEQKERIEPILELVGLTQRRDNYPAQLSGGQKQRVGIARALVSRPKVLLCDEATSALDPQTTKAILDLLKDINRRLHLTIVLITHEMQVIKEICNHVAVIENGRIIEQGSVADLFTAPQTATTREFVGSILSNEIPENLSYLHVSQTPIPDADLLVRLSFIGDVTDEPLLATLIRRFDLEVSILYATIDYIQDTSFGRLIVTLGGSEDQMQAALAWLHTCPIESEVIGYVPANR
- the nrdG gene encoding anaerobic ribonucleoside-triphosphate reductase activating protein, translating into MRYGQIRHYDIANGEGIRTSIFVTGCTHNCPNCFNVEYQDFQAGNLWTDKETATVVDYINDPNVAGLTLLGGEPMQNVEGLIEVVRAVRAAQPQKNIWVYSGYTWEEIISDPVRLLLLRLCDVLVDGRFVDALRDPALRFRGSSNQRVIAIGESLLQGKIVLHEDIHTHRPITTTADT